Proteins from a single region of Stappia sp. ES.058:
- the lptB gene encoding LPS export ABC transporter ATP-binding protein, which yields MSHAESGHAPEAEDGLLVVDGIGKSYKRRQVVRQVGLTVQRGEAVGLLGPNGAGKTTCFYMITGLIQPDHGTIRLDGFDITRLPMYRRARLGIGYLPQEASIFRGLSVEDNIRAVLEVVEPDRRQRAEDLEALLDEFGVTHLRKSPAIALSGGERRRVEIARALASRPTIMLLDEPFAGIDPIAVGDIQQLVRHLTQRGIGVLITDHNVRETLGLIDRAYIIAAGEVLTEGSPYEIVANPDVRRLYLGEQFTL from the coding sequence GTGTCTCACGCGGAAAGCGGACATGCGCCCGAAGCCGAGGACGGCCTGCTCGTCGTCGACGGCATCGGCAAGAGCTACAAGCGCCGTCAGGTGGTGCGTCAGGTCGGGCTCACGGTGCAGCGAGGGGAAGCGGTTGGCCTGCTTGGTCCCAACGGCGCGGGCAAGACGACCTGCTTCTACATGATCACCGGACTGATCCAGCCCGACCATGGCACGATCCGCCTCGACGGTTTCGACATCACCCGCTTGCCGATGTATCGCCGCGCCCGGCTCGGGATCGGCTATCTGCCGCAGGAAGCATCGATTTTTCGCGGCCTGTCGGTGGAAGACAACATTCGCGCCGTGCTTGAGGTCGTGGAGCCGGATCGCCGGCAACGCGCCGAGGACCTGGAAGCGCTTCTGGACGAGTTCGGCGTGACCCATTTGCGCAAGTCGCCGGCGATCGCGCTTTCGGGCGGCGAGCGCCGCCGGGTCGAGATCGCCCGGGCGCTGGCCAGCCGTCCCACCATCATGCTGCTCGATGAGCCGTTTGCCGGCATCGACCCGATCGCCGTCGGCGACATCCAGCAACTCGTCCGTCATCTGACCCAGCGCGGCATCGGCGTCCTGATCACCGACCACAATGTTCGCGAGACGCTTGGCCTGATCGACCGCGCCTACATCATTGCCGCCGGCGAAGTGCTGACGGAAGGCTCGCCCTATGAGATCGTCGCCAACCCGGATGTGCGACGCCTCTACCTCGGCGAGCAGTTTACGCTTTGA
- the rpoN gene encoding RNA polymerase factor sigma-54 — MALSPKLEIRQGQSLIMTPQLMQAIKLLQMSSLDLTSYVEAEMERNPLLERVEGEGQAADPAEPAAPDASSAEGAGEADGEWIRSELSDSAQEIAGRLDTDLGNVYPDDPGTRAGQENGGAAGETLQRDPFQGGLGASRGSGSGGGDDYNLEAFVASEMTLQQHLADQMVLVVTDAVDRLVARTLIDNLDEAGYLRLDLAETAQHMGIERDRLDAVLSALQTLEPSGVFARSLAECLKLQLIDRNRYDPAMARLIENIELLARHDYAGLRAACAVDDEDLAEMIAEIRALDPKPGSAFGATLIQPVVPDVLVRPARDGSWAVELNSDTLPRVLVNQTYYATVSRQARGEGEKSFLSECLQTANWLAKSLDQRARTILKVSSEIVRQQDAFLTRGVEHLRPLNLRTIADAISMHESTVSRVTSNKYMATPRGIFELKYFFSASIPASGGGDAHSAEAVRHRIRALIDAEAPDAVLSDDTIVKVLQGDGVDIARRTVAKYRESLRIPSSVQRRREKRARAP; from the coding sequence ATGGCCCTGTCGCCGAAGCTTGAAATCCGTCAGGGCCAGTCCCTGATCATGACGCCGCAGCTGATGCAGGCGATCAAGCTTTTGCAGATGTCGAGTCTCGACCTGACGAGTTATGTCGAGGCGGAAATGGAGCGCAATCCGCTGCTGGAGCGCGTCGAGGGCGAGGGCCAGGCCGCGGATCCGGCGGAGCCCGCCGCGCCGGATGCATCGTCCGCGGAAGGGGCAGGTGAGGCCGACGGCGAGTGGATCCGCTCCGAGCTTTCCGACAGCGCGCAGGAAATCGCGGGACGCCTCGACACCGATCTCGGCAATGTCTACCCGGATGATCCGGGCACGCGCGCCGGCCAGGAAAACGGTGGCGCCGCGGGGGAGACCCTGCAGCGCGACCCCTTTCAAGGCGGGCTCGGGGCTTCGCGCGGGTCGGGCAGCGGGGGCGGCGACGACTACAACCTGGAGGCATTCGTCGCGTCCGAGATGACGCTGCAGCAGCATCTGGCGGATCAGATGGTGCTTGTGGTGACCGACGCCGTCGACCGGCTGGTCGCCCGCACGCTGATCGACAATCTCGACGAGGCCGGCTATCTGCGCCTCGATCTGGCCGAGACGGCGCAGCATATGGGCATCGAGCGGGACCGCCTGGATGCCGTGCTTTCGGCCCTCCAGACGCTCGAACCCTCGGGCGTTTTTGCAAGGTCGCTCGCCGAATGCCTCAAGCTGCAGCTGATCGACAGGAACCGCTACGATCCGGCGATGGCCCGGCTGATCGAGAACATCGAACTGCTTGCACGCCACGACTATGCGGGGCTGCGCGCAGCCTGCGCCGTGGACGACGAGGATCTTGCGGAGATGATCGCCGAAATCAGGGCGCTCGACCCGAAGCCGGGAAGTGCCTTCGGCGCAACGCTGATCCAGCCGGTGGTGCCGGATGTGCTGGTGCGGCCGGCCCGCGATGGCAGCTGGGCGGTCGAACTCAACAGCGACACGCTGCCAAGGGTGCTGGTGAATCAGACCTATTATGCCACCGTCAGCCGTCAGGCGCGCGGCGAGGGCGAGAAGAGCTTCCTGAGCGAATGCCTCCAGACCGCAAACTGGCTGGCCAAGAGCCTGGATCAGCGTGCGCGCACGATCCTGAAGGTTTCCAGCGAGATCGTTCGACAGCAGGATGCGTTCCTGACCCGGGGCGTGGAGCATTTGCGGCCCCTCAATCTGCGCACCATCGCCGATGCGATTTCCATGCATGAATCGACCGTCAGCCGCGTGACCTCCAACAAGTACATGGCGACCCCGCGCGGCATCTTCGAACTGAAGTATTTCTTTTCGGCGTCCATTCCCGCCAGTGGCGGCGGCGATGCCCATTCGGCGGAAGCCGTGCGCCACAGGATCAGGGCGCTGATCGATGCTGAGGCGCCGGATGCGGTCCTCTCGGACGACACGATCGTGAAGGTGCTACAGGGCGATGGCGTCGATATCGCCCGGCGAACGGTTGCAAAGTACCGGGAATCCCTGCGTATTCCATCTTCCGTGCAGCGGCGGCGCGAAAAACGGGCGAGAGCGCCGTAG
- the hpf gene encoding ribosome hibernation-promoting factor, HPF/YfiA family, with amino-acid sequence MTLRVSGKNVDIGDALRTHIEDRVAEAVSKYFDGGYTGHVTVGREGPGFRSECLLHLDTGIDLQVSADSQDPRQSFDAAAERIEKRLRRYKRKLKDHHAHAANGRESLEATSYVLASYEEEEEVPADFTPLVVAETSAKVKTMTVGMAVMQLDLSEAPVVVFRNAGNGTVNVVYRRADGNYGWVDPENAAK; translated from the coding sequence ATGACACTGCGGGTATCCGGAAAGAATGTCGACATCGGCGATGCGCTCAGAACGCATATCGAGGACCGTGTCGCCGAGGCCGTCTCGAAGTATTTCGACGGTGGCTACACCGGACATGTGACCGTCGGTCGCGAAGGCCCCGGTTTCCGGTCGGAGTGTTTGTTGCATCTCGACACGGGCATCGACCTGCAGGTCTCTGCCGACAGTCAGGATCCGCGTCAGAGCTTCGATGCGGCCGCCGAGCGGATCGAGAAGCGCTTGCGTCGCTACAAGCGCAAGCTGAAGGATCATCACGCGCATGCCGCCAACGGGCGCGAGAGCCTCGAGGCAACCTCCTATGTCCTTGCCTCCTACGAGGAAGAAGAAGAGGTTCCCGCCGATTTCACGCCGCTCGTCGTGGCCGAGACGTCCGCCAAGGTGAAGACGATGACGGTCGGGATGGCCGTGATGCAGCTTGACCTTTCGGAGGCACCTGTGGTGGTGTTTCGCAACGCTGGCAACGGCACCGTGAATGTCGTCTACCGCCGCGCGGACGGAAATTACGGGTGGGTTGACCCGGAAAACGCCGCGAAATAA
- the ptsN gene encoding PTS IIA-like nitrogen regulatory protein PtsN, with translation MDLSDLISPQAVVPSLKVNSKKQALQELAAKAATVTGLPERDIFDTLLQRERLGSTGVGNGIAIPHGKLVALDRLVGLFARLDRPIDFDALDDQPVDLVFVLLAPEGAGADHLKALARIARRMRDAGTVAKLRASDDASALYTLLTQQVASNAA, from the coding sequence ATGGATCTTAGCGATCTCATTTCGCCGCAAGCGGTTGTTCCCAGTCTCAAGGTCAACAGCAAGAAGCAGGCTCTCCAGGAGCTTGCGGCCAAGGCTGCCACCGTCACCGGACTGCCCGAACGCGATATCTTCGATACGCTGTTGCAGCGCGAGCGCCTCGGGTCGACCGGCGTCGGCAACGGGATCGCCATTCCGCACGGCAAGCTGGTCGCACTGGACCGTCTCGTCGGCCTGTTTGCGCGTCTCGACCGGCCGATCGATTTCGATGCCCTCGACGATCAGCCGGTCGACCTTGTCTTTGTGCTGCTTGCGCCGGAAGGGGCGGGTGCCGATCACCTCAAGGCGCTGGCCCGGATCGCGCGGCGGATGCGCGACGCCGGCACCGTGGCGAAGCTCAGGGCAAGCGACGACGCGTCGGCGCTCTACACGCTCCTGACGCAACAGGTGGCCTCCAACGCGGCGTAA
- a CDS encoding DUF1150 domain-containing protein: MSEQTHMQPGEFKALGAGQIAYVKAMTSDDLSTLFPDAPDMEPGLNIWVLLNADGTPIMLSDSKEVALANAAEHELYTVALH; the protein is encoded by the coding sequence ATGAGCGAACAAACGCATATGCAGCCTGGAGAGTTCAAGGCCCTTGGCGCCGGCCAGATCGCCTACGTCAAGGCCATGACCTCCGACGACCTGTCGACCCTGTTTCCGGATGCACCGGACATGGAGCCGGGATTGAACATCTGGGTTCTGCTCAACGCAGACGGAACGCCGATCATGCTGAGCGATAGCAAGGAAGTGGCGCTTGCCAACGCGGCCGAGCACGAGCTTTACACGGTGGCGCTTCACTGA
- a CDS encoding Hsp20 family protein produces MTRMSAFSSPLLLGFEDIERVLDRVSKGANDGYPPYNIERLPKSGKHGEIIRITLAVAGFTRDQLDVSVEESQLVIRGRQEDDKTRQFLHRGIAARQFQRAFVLAEGIEILGADLKDGLLSIDLARPEPERIVRRIEIDARD; encoded by the coding sequence ATGACGCGCATGTCTGCGTTTTCCAGTCCGCTGCTGCTCGGCTTCGAGGATATCGAACGGGTTTTGGACAGGGTCAGCAAGGGTGCCAACGACGGCTATCCGCCGTACAACATCGAGCGCCTGCCAAAAAGCGGAAAACACGGCGAAATCATCCGTATCACACTGGCTGTTGCCGGGTTCACCCGCGACCAGCTCGACGTCAGCGTCGAGGAAAGCCAGCTGGTGATCCGCGGTCGCCAGGAGGACGACAAGACCCGCCAGTTCCTGCATCGCGGAATTGCGGCCCGTCAGTTCCAACGCGCCTTCGTGCTCGCCGAGGGGATCGAAATCCTCGGCGCGGACCTCAAGGACGGCCTGCTCTCGATCGACCTCGCCCGCCCGGAACCCGAACGTATCGTGCGCCGCATCGAAATCGACGCCCGAGACTGA
- a CDS encoding cation:proton antiporter, producing MDMSFVFLTFGLLILAGIGLDGLGRMTRLPRITLLVLFGILVGPSGLDMLPVAADGWRDATATLTLTMIAFLLGGELSRPRLKAHGRAILSVSLAVTTASFAVMALGLSLIGVPLAVSLLLAGIALATDPAATRDVVRTVHADGPVTRVLLGVVAIDDAWGVIAFSVVLGLVGIGSGGVIVALGEGVADVGGAIAVGFLIGLPASFLTGRIQPGEPTLAEALGLVLVCAGVSMWFEVSALLAGMTAGVVIVNLAKHHDRPFHEIEYVSWPFLILFFVLAGASVDLAAVVVAGPLGLAFIAFRVAGRAAGGWLGGRFGGLTPAQSGVFGLALLPQAGVALGMALVGASALPEHADTIITVTVATTVVFELAGPLVTAFVLTRLGEAGAAPPEEDERS from the coding sequence ATGGATATGAGTTTCGTTTTCCTGACCTTCGGCCTTCTGATCCTGGCAGGCATCGGTCTCGACGGCCTTGGCCGGATGACCCGCCTGCCGCGCATCACGCTGCTGGTTCTTTTCGGCATTCTGGTCGGTCCCTCGGGCCTGGACATGCTTCCCGTCGCCGCCGATGGCTGGCGCGACGCAACCGCCACCTTGACGCTTACGATGATTGCCTTCCTGCTCGGCGGGGAACTGTCGCGCCCCCGGTTGAAGGCGCATGGCCGGGCCATCCTGTCGGTGTCGCTTGCCGTCACCACCGCGTCCTTTGCCGTGATGGCGCTGGGGTTGTCGCTGATCGGCGTCCCGCTTGCCGTTTCGCTTCTGCTTGCGGGGATCGCGCTGGCCACCGACCCGGCGGCGACGCGTGACGTTGTGCGTACGGTTCACGCTGATGGGCCGGTCACGCGGGTGCTTCTCGGCGTGGTCGCCATCGACGATGCCTGGGGGGTAATCGCCTTTTCCGTGGTGCTCGGGCTTGTCGGCATTGGCTCCGGGGGCGTCATCGTGGCGCTCGGCGAAGGGGTCGCGGATGTCGGCGGAGCAATTGCCGTCGGCTTTCTTATTGGCCTGCCGGCATCGTTCCTCACCGGCCGCATCCAGCCGGGCGAACCGACGCTTGCCGAGGCGCTGGGCCTTGTGCTGGTCTGCGCCGGCGTGTCGATGTGGTTCGAGGTGTCCGCGCTTCTGGCGGGAATGACCGCCGGCGTCGTGATCGTCAATCTCGCAAAGCATCACGATCGTCCATTCCACGAGATCGAATATGTCAGCTGGCCGTTCCTGATCCTGTTCTTCGTGCTGGCAGGCGCGTCGGTGGATTTGGCGGCCGTTGTCGTGGCCGGCCCGCTCGGGCTCGCCTTCATCGCGTTTCGCGTCGCCGGCCGCGCGGCCGGCGGCTGGCTCGGAGGGCGCTTCGGCGGCCTGACGCCAGCGCAGTCGGGGGTGTTCGGGCTTGCGCTGCTGCCGCAGGCCGGTGTCGCGCTCGGCATGGCGCTGGTCGGCGCCAGCGCGCTTCCAGAGCATGCCGACACGATCATCACGGTCACGGTGGCGACGACGGTGGTCTTCGAACTGGCCGGGCCGCTGGTCACGGCCTTCGTCCTGACACGTCTCGGGGAAGCCGGTGCCGCGCCGCCTGAGGAGGACGAACGGTCCTAG
- the modC gene encoding molybdenum ABC transporter ATP-binding protein translates to MSLSVAVTHRFAGFSLDVAFEAPPGVTALFGRSGSGKTTLVNAVAGLLRPEAARISVNDTVLHDSADGVWLPPHKRRIGYVFQEGRLFPHLNVSANLAYGGWFAPRGAVKRTETQRVVEMLGLGALLDRRPATLSGGEKQRVAIGRALLSAPRLLLMDEPLAALDDARKAEILPYLERLRDETDIPVLYVSHSVSEVARLATTVVSLRDGRTTRVGSPTDVLADPRAVPTLGIRDAGAMVSAVIRHHADDGLSELDTPGGPLLLPRIDAPEGTRVRVRIHAHDVILAREAPRAISALNVLKVTVTAVREGEGPGMVVKLAAGDERLLARITRRSARALAIAPGLSCYAILKSVAIAPEDIWIAGGDDAR, encoded by the coding sequence ATGAGCCTTTCGGTCGCCGTTACCCATCGCTTTGCGGGCTTTTCGCTCGATGTCGCCTTCGAGGCGCCTCCCGGCGTCACCGCGCTGTTCGGTCGCTCGGGCTCGGGCAAGACCACGCTGGTCAATGCCGTCGCGGGCCTGCTGCGGCCCGAAGCGGCGCGCATCTCGGTCAACGACACGGTGCTGCACGACAGCGCCGACGGCGTGTGGCTGCCGCCGCACAAGCGCCGCATCGGTTACGTCTTTCAGGAAGGGCGGTTGTTTCCCCATCTCAACGTTTCCGCCAACCTTGCCTATGGTGGCTGGTTCGCCCCGCGCGGCGCGGTCAAGCGCACGGAAACGCAGCGCGTTGTCGAGATGCTGGGGCTTGGGGCGTTGCTCGATCGCCGGCCGGCAACGCTGTCGGGTGGAGAAAAACAGCGCGTCGCCATCGGCCGGGCGCTCCTGAGCGCGCCGCGCCTGCTGCTGATGGACGAGCCGCTCGCTGCCCTCGACGACGCCCGCAAGGCGGAGATCCTGCCCTATCTGGAGCGGCTGCGCGACGAGACCGACATTCCGGTCCTCTATGTCAGCCACTCGGTTTCGGAGGTAGCACGGCTTGCCACCACCGTGGTCTCGCTGCGAGACGGGCGGACCACCCGGGTCGGCAGCCCGACGGATGTTCTGGCCGATCCGCGCGCCGTTCCGACCCTCGGGATCCGCGATGCCGGCGCCATGGTCTCCGCCGTGATCCGTCACCATGCCGATGACGGCCTGAGCGAGCTGGACACGCCGGGCGGCCCGCTGCTCCTGCCGCGCATCGATGCGCCGGAAGGCACCCGCGTACGCGTGCGCATCCACGCCCATGACGTGATCCTGGCCCGCGAGGCGCCGCGCGCCATCTCCGCGCTGAACGTGCTCAAGGTCACGGTCACGGCAGTGCGCGAGGGCGAAGGGCCGGGCATGGTCGTGAAGCTCGCCGCCGGTGACGAACGGCTGCTGGCGCGGATCACCCGGCGTTCGGCGCGGGCACTCGCCATTGCGCCGGGGCTTTCGTGCTACGCCATCCTCAAGTCCGTCGCCATCGCGCCGGAGGACATCTGGATCGCCGGGGGCGACGACGCCCGCTAG
- the modB gene encoding molybdate ABC transporter permease subunit yields the protein MPFLSADEWTAVALSLQVSVWATLASLPIGILTALALARGDFPGKQILNGLVHLPLILPPVVTGYILLVTFGRRGPVGGFLEDQLGIVLAFRWTGAALAASIMAFPLMVRAIRLAIEAVDPKLEQAAGTLGASRVLVFATVTLPLILPGIIAGAVLAFAKAMGEFGATITFVSNIPGQTQTLPTAIYAFLQVPGGEASALRLVLISVAVAMTALIVSEGVARLVAGRIRGS from the coding sequence ATGCCGTTCCTTTCCGCAGACGAATGGACCGCTGTCGCGCTGTCGCTCCAGGTCTCCGTCTGGGCGACGCTGGCAAGCCTGCCTATCGGCATTCTCACCGCACTGGCGCTGGCGCGGGGCGACTTTCCCGGAAAGCAGATCCTCAACGGACTGGTGCACCTGCCGCTGATCCTGCCACCGGTCGTCACCGGCTATATCCTGCTCGTCACCTTCGGCCGGCGCGGCCCCGTCGGCGGCTTTCTGGAAGACCAGCTCGGCATCGTGCTGGCGTTCCGATGGACGGGGGCGGCGCTCGCGGCCTCGATCATGGCGTTTCCGCTGATGGTGCGCGCGATACGGCTGGCGATCGAGGCGGTCGATCCCAAGCTCGAACAGGCGGCCGGCACGCTCGGCGCGTCGCGGGTTCTCGTCTTTGCCACGGTCACGCTGCCGCTGATCCTGCCCGGCATCATCGCCGGCGCCGTGCTCGCCTTCGCCAAGGCGATGGGCGAATTCGGCGCGACGATCACCTTCGTCTCCAACATCCCCGGCCAGACCCAGACCCTGCCGACGGCGATCTACGCCTTTTTGCAGGTGCCGGGCGGCGAGGCCTCCGCGTTGCGGCTGGTGCTGATTTCAGTGGCCGTGGCCATGACCGCACTCATCGTCTCCGAGGGCGTGGCCCGGCTCGTTGCCGGACGGATCCGCGGATCATGA